A single Equus asinus isolate D_3611 breed Donkey chromosome 21, EquAss-T2T_v2, whole genome shotgun sequence DNA region contains:
- the CISH gene encoding cytokine-inducible SH2-containing protein isoform X2, with the protein MVLCVQGPCPLLAVEQIGQRPLWAQSLELPEPAMQPLPAGTFLEEVVEETPAQPESEPKVLDPEEDLLCIAKTFSYLRESGWYWGSITASEARQHLQKMPEGTFLVRDSTHPSYLFTLSVKTTRGPTNVRIEYADSSFRLDSNCLSRPRILAFPDVVSLVQHYVASCAADTRSDSTEPAPTPALPTPKEDAPGDPTLPAPAATAVHLKLVQPFVRRSSARSLQHLCRLVINRLVADVDCLPLPRRMADYLRQYPFQL; encoded by the exons ATGGTCCTCTGCGTTCAGGG ACCTTGTCCTTTGCTGGCCGTGGAGCAGATTGGGCAACGGCCCCTGTGGGCCCAGTCCCTGGAGCTGCCTGAGCCAGCTATGCAGCCTTTGCCTGCTGGGaccttcttggaggaggtggtaGAGGAGACCCCAGCCCAGCCAGAGAGTGAGCCCAAAGTGCTGGACCCCGAGGAAGATCTGCTGTGCATAGCCAAGACTTTCTCCTACCTTCGGGAATCCG GTTGGTATTGGGGTTCCATTACTGCCAGCGAGGCCCGGCAACACCTGCAGAAGATGCCAGAGGGCACATTCCTAGTACGGGACAGCACTCACCCCAGCTACCTGTTCACTCTGTCAGTCAAAACCACTCGCGGCCCCACCAATGTGCGCATTGAGTACGCCGACTCCAGCTTCCGCCTGGACTCCAACTGCCTGTCCAGGCCACGCATCCTGGCCTTCCCAGATGTGGTCAGCCTTGTGCAGCACTATGTGGCCTCCTGTGCTGCTGACACCCGAAGTGACAGCACTGAGCCTGCACCCACCCCGGCCTTGCCTACCCCTAAGGAAGATGCACCTGGTGACCCAACGCTGCCTGCCCCTGCGGCCACTGCTGTGCACCTAAAACTGGTGCAGCCCTTTGTGCGCAGAAGCAGTGCCCGCAGCCTGCAGCACCTGTGCCGCCTTGTCATCAACCGTCTGGTGGCCGACGTGGACTGCCTGCCACTGCCCCGGCGCATGGCTGACTACCTCCGACAGTACCCTTTCCAGCTCTGA
- the CISH gene encoding cytokine-inducible SH2-containing protein isoform X1, with product MTWRGRTSGVTTGNGDNTVTTSTRTVGRATVRSAGDRRNTGPCPLLAVEQIGQRPLWAQSLELPEPAMQPLPAGTFLEEVVEETPAQPESEPKVLDPEEDLLCIAKTFSYLRESGWYWGSITASEARQHLQKMPEGTFLVRDSTHPSYLFTLSVKTTRGPTNVRIEYADSSFRLDSNCLSRPRILAFPDVVSLVQHYVASCAADTRSDSTEPAPTPALPTPKEDAPGDPTLPAPAATAVHLKLVQPFVRRSSARSLQHLCRLVINRLVADVDCLPLPRRMADYLRQYPFQL from the exons ATGACCTGGCGCGGAAGGACTTCGGGAGTGACAACAGGGAATGGTGACAACACCGTCACCACCTCTACTCGCACTGTGGGTAGGGCAACTGTGAGGTCGGCTGGCGACAGGAGGAACACAGG ACCTTGTCCTTTGCTGGCCGTGGAGCAGATTGGGCAACGGCCCCTGTGGGCCCAGTCCCTGGAGCTGCCTGAGCCAGCTATGCAGCCTTTGCCTGCTGGGaccttcttggaggaggtggtaGAGGAGACCCCAGCCCAGCCAGAGAGTGAGCCCAAAGTGCTGGACCCCGAGGAAGATCTGCTGTGCATAGCCAAGACTTTCTCCTACCTTCGGGAATCCG GTTGGTATTGGGGTTCCATTACTGCCAGCGAGGCCCGGCAACACCTGCAGAAGATGCCAGAGGGCACATTCCTAGTACGGGACAGCACTCACCCCAGCTACCTGTTCACTCTGTCAGTCAAAACCACTCGCGGCCCCACCAATGTGCGCATTGAGTACGCCGACTCCAGCTTCCGCCTGGACTCCAACTGCCTGTCCAGGCCACGCATCCTGGCCTTCCCAGATGTGGTCAGCCTTGTGCAGCACTATGTGGCCTCCTGTGCTGCTGACACCCGAAGTGACAGCACTGAGCCTGCACCCACCCCGGCCTTGCCTACCCCTAAGGAAGATGCACCTGGTGACCCAACGCTGCCTGCCCCTGCGGCCACTGCTGTGCACCTAAAACTGGTGCAGCCCTTTGTGCGCAGAAGCAGTGCCCGCAGCCTGCAGCACCTGTGCCGCCTTGTCATCAACCGTCTGGTGGCCGACGTGGACTGCCTGCCACTGCCCCGGCGCATGGCTGACTACCTCCGACAGTACCCTTTCCAGCTCTGA
- the CISH gene encoding cytokine-inducible SH2-containing protein isoform X3, whose product MRPQAGLTGWAPQQAHTRTGHPHLEHTSHLPCHDDDTALDTPLPRPCPLLAVEQIGQRPLWAQSLELPEPAMQPLPAGTFLEEVVEETPAQPESEPKVLDPEEDLLCIAKTFSYLRESGWYWGSITASEARQHLQKMPEGTFLVRDSTHPSYLFTLSVKTTRGPTNVRIEYADSSFRLDSNCLSRPRILAFPDVVSLVQHYVASCAADTRSDSTEPAPTPALPTPKEDAPGDPTLPAPAATAVHLKLVQPFVRRSSARSLQHLCRLVINRLVADVDCLPLPRRMADYLRQYPFQL is encoded by the exons ATGCGTCCCCAGGCAGGACTCACAGGCTGGGCTCCACAGCAGGCACACACACGTACAGGCCACCCACACCTGGAACACACCAGCCACCTCCCCTGCCATGACGATGACACAGCCCTGGACACACCTCTCC CTAGACCTTGTCCTTTGCTGGCCGTGGAGCAGATTGGGCAACGGCCCCTGTGGGCCCAGTCCCTGGAGCTGCCTGAGCCAGCTATGCAGCCTTTGCCTGCTGGGaccttcttggaggaggtggtaGAGGAGACCCCAGCCCAGCCAGAGAGTGAGCCCAAAGTGCTGGACCCCGAGGAAGATCTGCTGTGCATAGCCAAGACTTTCTCCTACCTTCGGGAATCCG GTTGGTATTGGGGTTCCATTACTGCCAGCGAGGCCCGGCAACACCTGCAGAAGATGCCAGAGGGCACATTCCTAGTACGGGACAGCACTCACCCCAGCTACCTGTTCACTCTGTCAGTCAAAACCACTCGCGGCCCCACCAATGTGCGCATTGAGTACGCCGACTCCAGCTTCCGCCTGGACTCCAACTGCCTGTCCAGGCCACGCATCCTGGCCTTCCCAGATGTGGTCAGCCTTGTGCAGCACTATGTGGCCTCCTGTGCTGCTGACACCCGAAGTGACAGCACTGAGCCTGCACCCACCCCGGCCTTGCCTACCCCTAAGGAAGATGCACCTGGTGACCCAACGCTGCCTGCCCCTGCGGCCACTGCTGTGCACCTAAAACTGGTGCAGCCCTTTGTGCGCAGAAGCAGTGCCCGCAGCCTGCAGCACCTGTGCCGCCTTGTCATCAACCGTCTGGTGGCCGACGTGGACTGCCTGCCACTGCCCCGGCGCATGGCTGACTACCTCCGACAGTACCCTTTCCAGCTCTGA